Proteins found in one Strix uralensis isolate ZFMK-TIS-50842 chromosome 21, bStrUra1, whole genome shotgun sequence genomic segment:
- the CEL gene encoding bile salt-activated lipase has protein sequence MAHWQILGFALCSYLGVAWAATLGVVYTEGGFVEGENKKLGLFGDYIDIFRGIPFAAPPKTLEDPQPHPGWDGTLEAKKFKNRCMQMTLTQTDVRGSEDCLYLNIWIPQKKRHISTNLPVMVWIYGGAFLVGGSQGANFLNNYLYDGEEIAVRGNVIVVTINYRLGPLGFLSTGDANLPGNYGLKDQHMAIAWVKRNIKAFGGDPENITIFGESAGAVSVSLQTLTPKNKGLFKRAISQSGVGLCSWAIQKDPLAWAKKIAQNVGCPTDNTTTLAHCLRISDPKAVTLAYHLELINLPSPLVHTLALTPVIDGDFLPDMPEKLFANAADIDYIAGINNMDGHIFAGIDLPAINRPLVKITADEVYNLFKGLTVDRGERGANATYNIYTQVWGEKPDQETMKKTVVDVITDYIFLVPTQWALNLHLQNARNGKTYSYLFSQPSRMPIYPSWVGADHADDLQYVFGKPFATPLGYLPKHRTVSSAMIAYWTNFARTGDPNKGNSEVPVNWPPYSSESTYYLEINNKINKDSVKQNLRSRYVNFWNSVYQSLPQVANISMAEELLWS, from the exons ATGGCTCACTGGCAGATCCTGGGCTTTGCCTTGTGCTCCTACCTCGGGGTAGCATGGGCTGCAACT CTGGGTGTGGTGTACACTGAGGGCGGTTTTGTGGAAGGTGAGAATAAAAAACTGGGACTCTTTGGAGACTACATCGACATCTTCAGAGGGATCCCCTTTGCTGCCCCTCCAAAGACTCTGGAAGACCCCCAACCTCATCCTGGCTGGGATG GAACACTGGAggcaaaaaaattcaaaaatcGCTGCATGCAGATGACACTTACACAAACTGATGTCCGTGGGAGTGAGGACTGTCTCTATCTGAACATCTGGATCCCTCAAAAGAAGAGACACA TCTCTACCAACCTGCCAGTGATGGTCTGGATCTACGGTGGTGCCTTCCTTGTAGGAGGGAGCCAGGGAGCCAACTTCCTCAATAACTACCTCTATGATGGTGAGGAGATCGCCGTGCGGGGCAACGTGATCGTGGTGACCATCAACTATCGCCTGGGGCCCCTGGGCTTCCTGAGCACTGGAGATGCAAACTTGCCAG GGAACTACGGGCTGAAGGACCAGCACATGGCTATTGCCTGGGTGAAGAGGAATATCAAGGCCTTTGGGGGTGACCCAGAAAACATCACCATCTTTGGGGAATCAGCAGGTGCTGTCAGTGTCTCCCTGCAG ACGTTGACCCCAAAGAACAAGGGCCTGTTCAAGAGGGCCATCAGCCAGAGCGGCGTCGGTCTGTGCAGCTGGGCCATCCAGAAGGACCCTCTTGCCTGGGCTAAAAAG aTTGCACAAAATGTGGGCTGCCCCACAGACAACACCACCACCTTGGCCCACTGCCTGCGCATCTCCGACCCCAAAGCTGTGACGCTGGCCTACCACCTGGAGCTGATCAACCTGCCCT CTCCCCTGGTTCACACACTCGCCCTCACTCCTGTCATCGATGGAGACTTCCTCCCAGACATGCCTGAGAAACTCTTTGCCAATGCTGCTGACATTGACTACATTGCCGGGATCAATAACATGGATGGACACATCTTTGCTGGCATTGATTTACCTGCTATCAACCGCCCACTTGTGAAAATCACTGC GGATGAGGTCTATAATTTGTTTAAAGGACTTACTGTGGACAGGGGTGAGCGTGGAGCCAATGCGACATACAATATCTACACGCAAGTGTGGGGTGAGAAACCGGATCAGGAGACCATGAAGAAGACAGTGGTGGATGTGATTACTGACTACATCTTCCTGGTTCCCACACAGTGGGCACTGAACCTGCACCTGCAGAATGCCCG AAATGGCAAGACATACAGCTACTTGTTCTCCCAGCCATCCCGAATGCCCATCTACCCAAGCTGGGTGGGGGCAGACCATGCTGATGACCTGCAGTACGTGTTTGGAAAACCCTTTGCCACCCCCCTGGGCTACCTGCCCAAGCACAGGACTGTCTCAAGTGCCATGATTGCTTACTGGACCAACTTTGCCAGGACAGG tgatcccAACAAAGGGAATTCAGAGGTGCCGGTTAACTGGCCGCCCTACAGCAGCGAGAGCACTTACTACCTGGAAATCAACAACAAGATAAACAAGGACTCCGTGAAGCAGAACCTGAGATCCCGGTACGTGAACTTCTGGAACTCGGTCTATCAGAGCCTGCCGCAGGTTGCCAATATCTCCATGGCCGAGGAACTGCTGTGGAGCtaa